The Burkholderiales bacterium genome has a window encoding:
- a CDS encoding MmgE/PrpD family protein, which translates to MAHDAPSDNPYTRGIAEFVSNLQYDAIPENVRSRIKLLMLDSLGCALYGADLEWTRILQDTLGKVDTTRSCSVWGTNKKLSAPHTALVNGTQVQGFELDDVHRAGVLHVGAVVLPSLIAITELKPGMSGKEFITSAVAGYEIGPRVGLCMGPEHIAQGWHSGATLGVFSSASGAARALKLDVDKTVHALGIAGTQAAGLMAAQYGAMVKRMHAGRASQSGLYGALFAESGFTGIINVLESEYGGYATTFSRSTDRFNLKELTAGFGEVWQTMGVALKFYACVGSNHTTLDALREMKAEKDFKADDVKKIVVRGSQVTMDHVGWKYVPQGLTSAQLNLPYCVGTWLIEGDVSAEHFTEALVADPDRMRYGELVEVHHDDEITRKGAKYRHMVKVELHLKDGTRMDRTIESARGSEYKFASESDIVEKFEKLASKALPKKQIEQLRDAMLGLEKLDDATRIAKLLAVA; encoded by the coding sequence ATGGCGCACGACGCCCCCAGCGACAATCCCTACACCCGCGGCATCGCGGAGTTCGTTTCCAACCTCCAGTACGACGCGATCCCGGAGAACGTCCGCAGCCGCATCAAGCTGCTCATGCTCGACTCGCTCGGCTGCGCGCTCTACGGCGCCGATCTCGAGTGGACGCGCATCCTTCAGGACACGCTGGGCAAGGTCGACACGACGCGCAGCTGCAGCGTGTGGGGCACCAACAAGAAGCTCTCCGCGCCGCACACCGCGCTCGTCAACGGCACGCAGGTGCAGGGTTTCGAGCTCGACGACGTACACCGCGCGGGCGTGCTGCACGTCGGCGCCGTGGTCCTGCCGTCGCTCATCGCGATCACCGAATTGAAGCCCGGCATGAGCGGCAAGGAGTTCATCACTTCCGCGGTCGCCGGTTACGAGATCGGCCCTCGTGTCGGCCTTTGCATGGGCCCCGAGCACATCGCGCAGGGCTGGCACTCGGGTGCGACGCTCGGTGTGTTCTCCTCCGCGTCTGGCGCGGCGCGCGCGCTCAAGCTCGACGTCGACAAGACGGTGCACGCGCTCGGCATCGCCGGCACGCAGGCCGCCGGCCTGATGGCCGCGCAGTACGGCGCGATGGTGAAGCGCATGCACGCGGGGCGCGCGTCGCAGTCCGGTCTCTACGGCGCGCTGTTCGCCGAATCGGGCTTCACCGGCATCATCAACGTGCTCGAGAGCGAATACGGCGGTTACGCCACGACGTTCTCGCGCTCGACCGATCGCTTCAACCTCAAAGAGCTCACCGCCGGCTTCGGCGAGGTGTGGCAGACCATGGGCGTCGCGCTGAAGTTCTACGCGTGCGTCGGCTCCAACCACACCACGCTCGACGCGCTGCGGGAGATGAAGGCCGAGAAGGATTTCAAGGCCGACGACGTCAAGAAGATCGTGGTGCGCGGCTCGCAGGTCACCATGGATCACGTCGGCTGGAAGTACGTGCCGCAGGGCCTGACCTCCGCGCAGCTCAACCTGCCCTACTGCGTCGGCACGTGGCTCATCGAAGGCGACGTCTCGGCCGAGCACTTCACCGAGGCGCTGGTCGCCGATCCCGACCGCATGCGCTACGGCGAGCTGGTCGAAGTGCACCACGACGACGAGATCACCAGGAAAGGCGCGAAGTATCGCCACATGGTCAAAGTCGAGCTGCACCTGAAGGACGGCACGCGCATGGACCGCACGATCGAGTCCGCGCGCGGCAGCGAATACAAGTTCGCTTCCGAATCGGACATCGTGGAGAAGTTCGAGAAGCTCGCGTCGAAGGCGCTGCCGAAGAAGCAGATCGAACAGCTGCGCGACGCGATGCTCGGGCTGGAGAAGCTCGACGACGCGACCCGGATCGCCAAACTCCTCGCCGTCGCGTAA
- a CDS encoding tripartite tricarboxylate transporter substrate binding protein — protein sequence MHLATRALVALALGCASAGAVAQANYPQRPVRVIVPLAAGGGMDTVTRALAQKLTESMGQSFVVDNRGGGGGAVGAELAAAAPADGYTLLMMSASAVIRPLMYQGSRYDMVRDFAAISQVTSQPYVLTVNPAVPAKSAQELVAYAKANPNKINYASSGQGSIIHLTTELFNRAVQIKTVHVPYKGIGAAYPDLLANNVQMVFASIVSVLPHIKAQRLRALASSGAARAKTLPDVPTVGETVAKGFAVTNWYGLVAPAKTSPAIVERLNRDVVKVVHHPDLAQRYAADGAEGVGSTSRQFAAHIKAENDKWGRLIRETGIKGD from the coding sequence ATGCATCTCGCAACACGCGCGCTCGTCGCGCTCGCGCTCGGCTGCGCGTCGGCCGGCGCCGTCGCTCAAGCCAACTATCCCCAGCGCCCCGTACGCGTCATCGTTCCGCTCGCCGCCGGCGGCGGCATGGATACCGTCACGCGCGCGCTGGCGCAGAAGCTCACCGAGTCCATGGGCCAGAGCTTCGTCGTCGACAACCGCGGCGGCGGAGGCGGCGCGGTCGGCGCCGAGCTCGCCGCGGCCGCGCCTGCCGACGGCTACACGCTGCTCATGATGAGCGCGAGCGCGGTCATCCGCCCGCTCATGTACCAGGGCTCGCGCTACGACATGGTGCGCGACTTCGCCGCGATCTCGCAGGTCACGTCGCAGCCTTATGTGCTGACGGTGAATCCCGCGGTGCCGGCGAAATCGGCGCAGGAATTGGTCGCGTACGCGAAGGCCAACCCCAACAAGATCAACTACGCCTCCTCGGGCCAGGGCAGCATCATCCATCTGACGACCGAGCTCTTCAACCGCGCGGTGCAGATCAAGACGGTGCACGTGCCCTACAAGGGCATCGGCGCCGCGTATCCGGACCTTCTCGCCAACAACGTGCAGATGGTGTTCGCGAGCATCGTCTCGGTCCTGCCGCACATCAAGGCGCAGCGGCTGCGTGCGCTGGCAAGCAGCGGTGCCGCGCGTGCGAAGACGCTCCCGGACGTGCCGACCGTCGGCGAGACCGTCGCGAAAGGCTTCGCGGTCACCAACTGGTACGGCCTTGTCGCGCCGGCGAAGACGTCGCCCGCGATCGTCGAGCGCCTCAATCGCGACGTCGTGAAAGTCGTGCACCATCCCGACCTCGCCCAGCGCTATGCCGCCGACGGCGCCGAAGGCGTCGGCAGCACCTCCCGGCAGTTCGCCGCCCATATCAAGGCGGAGAACGACAAGTGGGGCAGGCTCATCCGCGAGACCGGCATCAAGGGAGACTGA
- a CDS encoding tripartite tricarboxylate transporter substrate binding protein — protein MHRRRPSCLALVLAFAAAWAHAQQYPTRPLRIIVPFPPVGAADLLSRTMGQKLGEAWGHQVVVENRPGAGGNLGVEIAAKSAPDGYTAVMAAVTTNAIGMSTYSKLGYSLEKDLAPVSLVGNVPHVLVSHPSLPAHNVRELIALGKSHPGALNFASQGAGTLSHLEQEMLKQMGGFTALHVPYKGSAPGLADLVAGQVVLFFDSVPSALPQVKAGKVRALGVASSTRSPAMPEVPAIGESLKGFAADSWFGLLVPAGVPREIIVKLNADVQKALALQETKERVLSVGGFVVPGGPDQLRERIRTDVEKWGKVARTAGIRID, from the coding sequence ATGCATCGCCGTCGCCCGTCGTGCCTCGCGCTCGTCCTCGCCTTCGCTGCGGCGTGGGCTCACGCCCAGCAATATCCGACGCGGCCGCTGCGGATCATCGTGCCTTTCCCGCCGGTCGGCGCGGCCGACCTCCTCTCGCGCACCATGGGACAGAAGCTGGGTGAAGCCTGGGGACACCAGGTCGTCGTCGAGAATCGTCCCGGCGCGGGCGGCAACCTCGGCGTCGAGATCGCCGCGAAGTCGGCGCCCGACGGTTACACCGCGGTGATGGCGGCGGTCACGACCAACGCGATCGGCATGAGCACCTACTCGAAGCTCGGCTACAGCCTCGAAAAGGACCTCGCGCCGGTCTCGCTCGTCGGCAATGTGCCGCACGTGCTGGTCTCGCATCCGTCGCTGCCCGCGCACAACGTGAGGGAGCTGATCGCGCTCGGCAAGAGCCATCCCGGCGCGCTCAATTTCGCGTCGCAGGGTGCGGGAACCCTTTCCCACCTCGAGCAGGAGATGCTCAAGCAGATGGGCGGCTTCACCGCCCTGCACGTGCCTTACAAGGGCAGCGCGCCCGGCCTCGCCGACCTCGTCGCGGGCCAGGTCGTGCTCTTCTTCGACAGCGTGCCGTCGGCGCTCCCGCAGGTGAAAGCGGGCAAGGTCCGCGCGCTCGGCGTCGCCTCGTCGACGCGATCGCCGGCGATGCCGGAGGTGCCGGCGATCGGTGAATCGCTCAAGGGCTTCGCGGCCGATTCGTGGTTCGGGCTCCTGGTCCCGGCGGGCGTGCCGCGCGAGATCATCGTCAAGCTCAACGCCGACGTTCAGAAAGCGCTCGCGCTGCAGGAGACGAAAGAGCGCGTGCTCTCGGTCGGCGGCTTCGTCGTGCCGGGAGGACCGGATCAGCTCAGGGAGCGCATCCGCACCGACGTGGAGAAGTGGGGCAAGGTCGCACGGACCGCCGGCATCCGCATCGACTGA
- a CDS encoding tripartite tricarboxylate transporter substrate-binding protein, with protein sequence MRRVIRVVAACIALSSIAAEAAQAPVPTRRAGASGGDYPSRPIRMIVPFAPGASNDILARMGAQHLQQTWGQPVVVDNRAGAEGIIGTDTAVKARPDGYTLVIISSAFTMNPAVMKLPYDPPKALDFVLKIGKSFLILVVGPSMPQVNSVKDLLAAAKAKPGQVVLSSSGGFLHFATALFMSQSKEQFNLVLYKGGYPALMDIMAGQTHAGFQASPAALPHMKSGKLRGIAVGSLARSEMLPELPTLDESGFKGYECANWYAIATAAHTPRPIVTQLHQELVRYFTSPETAKLLAGMGIVLEIKTTEEMRRIIPQEIAKWTKVAIEAGMPRNLQ encoded by the coding sequence ATGCGCAGAGTGATCCGAGTGGTCGCAGCATGCATCGCGCTGTCGTCGATTGCCGCGGAGGCCGCGCAGGCGCCGGTGCCAACCCGCCGTGCCGGAGCGTCCGGCGGCGACTATCCGAGTCGGCCCATCCGCATGATCGTTCCGTTCGCGCCGGGCGCGAGCAACGACATCCTCGCGCGCATGGGGGCGCAGCATCTTCAGCAGACGTGGGGACAGCCGGTCGTCGTCGACAACCGCGCCGGTGCGGAGGGCATCATCGGCACCGATACCGCCGTGAAAGCACGGCCCGACGGTTACACGCTGGTCATCATCTCGTCGGCGTTCACGATGAATCCGGCGGTGATGAAGCTGCCGTACGATCCGCCGAAGGCGCTCGACTTCGTGCTGAAGATCGGCAAGAGCTTCCTGATCCTCGTCGTGGGACCTTCCATGCCGCAGGTCAATTCGGTCAAGGACCTGCTGGCCGCGGCGAAAGCCAAGCCCGGGCAGGTCGTGCTGTCGAGCTCGGGCGGCTTCCTGCACTTCGCGACCGCGCTCTTCATGAGCCAGTCGAAGGAGCAGTTCAACCTCGTCCTCTACAAGGGCGGCTATCCTGCGTTGATGGACATCATGGCCGGGCAGACGCATGCCGGCTTCCAGGCGAGCCCTGCGGCGCTGCCGCACATGAAATCGGGAAAGCTGAGGGGCATCGCGGTCGGCAGCCTCGCGCGCTCCGAGATGCTGCCCGAGCTGCCGACGCTGGACGAATCGGGCTTCAAAGGCTACGAGTGCGCGAACTGGTACGCGATCGCGACGGCGGCGCACACGCCGCGGCCGATCGTCACCCAGCTTCACCAAGAGCTCGTGCGCTACTTCACGTCGCCCGAGACCGCGAAGCTCCTCGCCGGCATGGGCATCGTGCTCGAGATCAAGACCACCGAGGAGATGCGCAGGATCATCCCGCAGGAGATCGCCAAGTGGACGAAGGTCGCGATCGAAGCCGGCATGCCGCGCAACCTGCAATAG
- a CDS encoding amidohydrolase family protein codes for MKDGLRFVDSDMHVMEPPDLFDRYLDPRFKDRVSVVVGADGKPKRGHVGSILIDGEPVSDADLQQYRKPRSSGKGTVLAPMSGSRLHETNRLDFAIERDYDAQAQVMGMAMEGVDIAVLYPTAGLSFLSRNGIDPRLSLAVCQAYNNWIHEFCQFSPERLKFAAMLPLHDVHLACRELVRCVRELGAVGSFIRPNMINGRFWHSNYWDPLYSVHEELGVAWGFHEGVSAHYSHMLELYGENRFYRHVAAHWIEMQQALIAMMIGGVFEFHPKLRVAFLECQNSWAPGLLTRIEWDYPQFRDSHAPYLTLTPKEYFQRNCWAAVEGSEPEIESTAALMGADRMCVSTDYPHFDSNFPNVADNILKSCSRDTAAKIFMGGAGIYGFTAADFEKADKAAGLGVTGEAKAAAVQAA; via the coding sequence ATGAAAGATGGTTTGCGGTTCGTGGATTCGGACATGCACGTGATGGAGCCGCCGGATCTCTTCGATCGCTATCTGGATCCGAGATTCAAGGACCGCGTAAGCGTGGTCGTCGGCGCGGACGGCAAGCCGAAGCGTGGCCACGTGGGATCTATCCTGATCGACGGCGAGCCCGTCTCCGACGCCGACCTGCAGCAGTACCGCAAACCGCGCAGCTCGGGGAAGGGCACCGTGCTGGCGCCGATGTCCGGCTCGCGTCTTCACGAAACGAACCGGCTCGACTTCGCGATCGAACGCGACTACGACGCGCAGGCGCAGGTGATGGGCATGGCGATGGAAGGCGTCGACATCGCCGTGCTCTATCCGACGGCGGGGCTGTCCTTCCTCAGCCGCAACGGCATCGACCCGAGGCTCTCGCTCGCGGTGTGCCAGGCCTACAACAACTGGATCCACGAGTTCTGCCAGTTCAGCCCGGAGCGGCTGAAGTTCGCCGCGATGCTCCCCCTGCACGACGTGCATCTCGCCTGCCGCGAGCTCGTGCGCTGCGTGCGCGAGCTCGGCGCGGTCGGCTCGTTCATACGGCCGAACATGATCAACGGTCGATTCTGGCATTCGAACTACTGGGACCCGCTGTACAGCGTGCACGAGGAGCTGGGCGTGGCGTGGGGGTTTCACGAGGGCGTGAGCGCGCACTACTCGCACATGCTCGAGCTCTACGGCGAGAACCGCTTCTACCGTCACGTCGCCGCGCACTGGATCGAGATGCAGCAGGCGCTGATCGCGATGATGATCGGCGGCGTCTTCGAATTCCATCCGAAGCTGCGGGTCGCGTTCCTCGAATGCCAGAATTCATGGGCGCCGGGGCTGCTCACGCGCATCGAATGGGACTATCCGCAGTTCCGCGATTCGCACGCGCCGTATCTCACGCTGACGCCGAAAGAATACTTCCAGCGCAACTGCTGGGCGGCGGTGGAAGGCAGCGAGCCTGAGATCGAATCGACGGCGGCGCTGATGGGCGCGGATCGCATGTGCGTGTCCACCGATTACCCGCACTTCGATTCGAATTTCCCCAACGTCGCCGACAACATCCTCAAGAGCTGCTCGCGCGATACCGCCGCCAAGATCTTCATGGGCGGCGCCGGCATTTACGGCTTCACCGCAGCGGACTTCGAAAAAGCCGACAAGGCGGCGGGCCTCGGAGTGACCGGGGAGGCGAAGGCGGCAGCCGTGCAAGCCGCATGA
- a CDS encoding amidohydrolase family protein, translating into MAFDLLIKNGRVIDGSGMPAFKGDVGIRNGRIAELGKLSGPAKRTIDAEERVVSPGFVDNHCHFDAQVTWDPLCSFSPQHGATTVVFGNCSLALAPIRPGTAKRVAEFLSYVEAIPMDVLDTVDVEWESIAQYMNRLEGRLGVNVGNFIGHTPVRYYVMGDESQERTATDDEIRQMQDIVRDGLKAGALGFSVSRNRGHYDPQGKHIPALLADEKEIFAIADVLRELGTGIIQCGGGRAPELRDGLMARLSEATGRTVIYNNLGQTYRDPDAWKKHMARLEETAKAGIRAFPLCSPNRTTQHFTMKNCQVFRGTPTWHPILLASDGEKLRAYADPAIRRKLHEEVVEHKGTKLPAPGYSQEWWKYLWVYKPALEKNKGLTDKTIEQLAKEQGKGYIDAFLDLVVEEKLETEFMQSEINVDKDAMKEILTHPNAIVGLSDGGAHVQFHGGYGYCTRLLAEWVREKQIMSLELAVRRLTFDSASALGLYDRGLLRPGLNADVVIFDPDTVKPGDESIVHDFPANGWRVKEPAEGVVATIVNGEVLLENGEHTGALPGKVARNTYYLANA; encoded by the coding sequence ATGGCATTCGATCTGCTGATCAAAAACGGCCGCGTCATCGACGGATCCGGCATGCCCGCGTTCAAAGGCGATGTCGGCATACGCAACGGCAGGATCGCCGAGCTCGGCAAGCTCTCCGGACCGGCGAAGCGCACGATCGATGCCGAAGAGCGCGTCGTCTCCCCGGGGTTCGTCGACAACCACTGTCACTTCGACGCGCAGGTGACGTGGGATCCGCTGTGCTCGTTCTCGCCGCAACACGGCGCGACCACCGTCGTGTTCGGCAACTGCTCGCTCGCGCTCGCCCCGATACGTCCGGGAACGGCGAAGCGCGTCGCCGAGTTCCTCTCCTACGTCGAAGCGATCCCGATGGACGTGCTCGACACGGTCGACGTCGAGTGGGAATCGATCGCGCAATACATGAACCGCCTCGAAGGGCGGCTCGGCGTGAACGTCGGCAACTTCATCGGCCACACGCCGGTGCGCTACTACGTCATGGGCGACGAGAGCCAGGAGCGCACCGCGACCGACGACGAGATCAGGCAGATGCAGGACATCGTGCGCGACGGGCTCAAGGCCGGCGCGCTCGGCTTCTCGGTCTCGCGCAACCGCGGGCACTACGATCCGCAGGGCAAACATATCCCCGCTTTGCTCGCCGACGAGAAAGAGATCTTCGCGATCGCCGACGTGCTGCGCGAGCTGGGCACCGGCATCATCCAGTGCGGCGGCGGCCGCGCGCCGGAGCTCAGGGACGGCCTGATGGCGCGCCTCTCCGAAGCGACCGGCCGCACGGTCATCTACAACAACCTCGGCCAGACCTACCGCGATCCGGACGCGTGGAAGAAACACATGGCGCGGCTCGAGGAGACCGCGAAGGCCGGCATCCGTGCGTTCCCGCTGTGCAGCCCGAACCGCACCACCCAGCACTTCACCATGAAGAACTGCCAGGTGTTCCGCGGCACGCCGACGTGGCATCCGATCCTGCTCGCATCCGACGGGGAGAAGCTGCGCGCGTACGCCGATCCGGCCATCCGCCGCAAGCTGCACGAGGAAGTCGTCGAGCACAAAGGCACGAAGCTCCCCGCGCCCGGGTATTCGCAGGAGTGGTGGAAGTACCTGTGGGTGTACAAGCCGGCGCTGGAGAAGAACAAGGGCCTGACCGACAAGACGATCGAGCAGCTCGCGAAGGAACAGGGCAAGGGCTACATCGACGCCTTCCTCGATCTCGTCGTCGAGGAGAAGCTCGAGACCGAGTTCATGCAGTCCGAGATCAACGTCGACAAGGATGCGATGAAAGAGATCCTCACGCATCCGAACGCGATCGTGGGTCTGTCCGACGGCGGTGCGCACGTGCAGTTCCACGGCGGCTACGGCTACTGCACGCGGCTCCTGGCCGAGTGGGTGCGCGAGAAGCAGATCATGTCGCTCGAGCTCGCGGTGCGGCGCCTGACGTTCGATTCGGCTTCGGCGCTCGGTCTGTACGACCGCGGCCTGCTGCGGCCGGGCCTCAATGCGGATGTCGTCATCTTCGACCCGGATACGGTGAAGCCCGGCGACGAGAGCATCGTCCACGACTTCCCGGCGAACGGCTGGCGCGTCAAAGAGCCCGCCGAAGGGGTTGTGGCGACCATCGTGAACGGCGAAGTGCTGCTGGAGAACGGCGAGCACACCGGGGCGTTGCCGGGCAAGGTCGCGCGGAACACCTACTACCTGGCTAACGCCTGA
- a CDS encoding M20 family metallo-hydrolase, with the protein MREDVHDAVTRIDPDRLWQRHLQMAQIGAIPGNGVNRAAFSPEDIRARRLLLSWAQARNFAVTMDAIGNIFVRRPGLDASAAPVLSGSHMDSQPRGGRFDGIYGVLAALEALEAIDDAGVKTRRPIELVAWSNEEGGRFGPCTMGSAVHTRARALEDFLATRDNEGVALGDALKETLAALPEAGERELDTPAAAYIEAHIEQGPRLEGANKTIGVVTGIQGLLWFNVEVFGETAHAGTTPVSVRRDAVRSAVAIINALTELTRDPTDVVRFTVGRMLVTPNSSNSVASHVLFSVDIRHPDLATVQRLADAVEPLARKAAAPCSVKVTPTLADDPCVFHPDVVDAIERAAGDLDLARMRLPSGASHDAMYMARVCPTGMIFVPCEKGISHNEAENATPADLAAGARVLTAALLDLANR; encoded by the coding sequence ATGCGCGAAGACGTCCACGATGCGGTCACCCGGATCGACCCGGATCGTTTGTGGCAGCGGCACTTGCAGATGGCGCAGATCGGCGCGATCCCCGGCAACGGCGTGAATCGCGCGGCGTTCTCGCCCGAAGACATCCGCGCGCGCCGGCTCCTGCTGTCGTGGGCGCAGGCGCGCAACTTCGCGGTGACCATGGACGCCATCGGCAATATCTTCGTGCGTCGCCCCGGGCTCGACGCGTCCGCCGCGCCGGTGCTGTCGGGCAGCCACATGGACAGCCAGCCGCGAGGCGGGCGCTTCGACGGCATCTACGGCGTGCTCGCGGCGCTCGAAGCGCTGGAGGCGATCGACGACGCCGGCGTAAAGACGCGGCGCCCGATCGAGCTCGTCGCGTGGAGCAACGAGGAAGGCGGCCGCTTCGGTCCGTGCACCATGGGCTCCGCGGTGCACACGCGCGCACGCGCGCTCGAGGATTTCCTCGCCACGCGCGACAACGAGGGCGTCGCGCTCGGCGACGCGCTGAAAGAAACGCTTGCGGCATTGCCCGAAGCGGGCGAGCGCGAGCTCGACACGCCGGCGGCGGCCTACATCGAGGCGCACATCGAGCAGGGACCGCGGCTCGAAGGCGCGAACAAGACGATCGGTGTCGTGACCGGTATCCAGGGGCTGCTCTGGTTCAACGTCGAGGTCTTCGGCGAGACCGCGCATGCCGGCACGACACCGGTGTCGGTTCGGCGCGATGCGGTGCGCTCCGCGGTCGCGATCATCAACGCGCTGACCGAGCTCACGCGAGACCCGACCGATGTCGTGCGCTTCACCGTCGGCCGCATGCTCGTCACGCCGAACTCGAGCAACTCGGTCGCGAGCCATGTGCTGTTCTCGGTCGACATCCGCCATCCGGACCTTGCGACGGTGCAACGCCTCGCCGATGCGGTCGAGCCGCTCGCGCGCAAAGCCGCCGCGCCGTGCAGCGTGAAAGTGACGCCTACGCTCGCCGACGATCCGTGCGTGTTCCACCCGGACGTCGTCGATGCGATCGAGCGCGCAGCCGGCGATCTCGACCTTGCGCGGATGCGGCTGCCGTCGGGGGCCAGCCACGACGCGATGTACATGGCGCGCGTGTGCCCGACCGGGATGATCTTCGTGCCGTGCGAAAAAGGCATCAGCCACAACGAGGCGGAGAATGCGACGCCGGCGGATCTCGCGGCCGGGGCGCGGGTTTTAACGGCGGCGCTGCTCGACCTCGCGAACCGTTAG
- a CDS encoding fused MFS/spermidine synthase gives MAIYALTIFASAFLLFLVQPIMAKQILPWFGGSAAVWTTCLVFFQFLLLFGYAYADFTTRHLKPKRQAMLHAALLLVSLVSLPILADPSWKPVGFEEPGSRILGLLGATIGLPYFLLSTTGPLVQAWFARTSYDSHTVYRLFALSNFASLLALLAYPFVLEPWVSTVAQAKGWSVGYAVFAALCAAAAFYSTRNAPDVAAAPAATEAETNAPKPTAGDFALWLIFSAMGSFLLLTVTNHITHDVASVPFLWILPLTIYLVTFILCFEGRSWYRRYLFLGPLLVAVAAMAWALHGDISINNIKHAIALFCAGLFVACMFFHGELANMKPAPRYLTSFYLMVSLGGALGGFFVGFVAPRLFPTYYEFGLGLVVTLVLALYVVRRMPFFVPLLVVCAGGFTVYHVYHYMESLSKNALVMKRNFYGTLRVRDTGSGEDRVRRLMHGVIMHGEQYLSGRRRTEPTTYYGPGSGVGRAIKALQGRPLRVAVIGLGTGTLATYGRAGDVYRFYEINPAVIEVAQKDFSYLSDSKAKVETVLGDARLAMEREAPQGYDVIAIDAFSSDSIPVHLMTREAIAVYLKHLKPDGVIAFHVTNRFLQLAPVVQELADERKLATALVIDDAEESDFSRTDWVLVTRSPALLESTAIAKVAARIPTIPGLAVWTDDYNNLFRILK, from the coding sequence ATGGCGATATACGCGCTGACCATCTTCGCGAGCGCGTTCCTGCTCTTCCTCGTCCAACCGATCATGGCCAAGCAGATCCTGCCCTGGTTCGGCGGCTCGGCGGCGGTATGGACCACGTGCCTGGTGTTCTTCCAGTTCCTGCTGCTCTTCGGTTACGCGTACGCCGATTTCACGACGCGGCACCTGAAGCCCAAGCGGCAGGCGATGCTCCATGCGGCGCTGCTGCTGGTGAGTCTCGTATCGCTGCCCATCCTCGCCGATCCTTCGTGGAAGCCGGTGGGCTTTGAGGAGCCGGGCTCGCGCATCCTCGGACTGCTGGGCGCCACGATCGGTTTGCCGTACTTCCTGCTGTCCACCACCGGGCCGCTCGTCCAGGCGTGGTTCGCGCGCACGTCGTACGACTCGCACACCGTCTATCGCCTGTTCGCGCTGTCGAACTTCGCTTCGCTGCTCGCGCTGCTCGCCTACCCGTTCGTGCTCGAGCCGTGGGTGAGCACGGTCGCGCAGGCGAAAGGCTGGAGCGTCGGCTACGCGGTGTTCGCCGCGTTGTGCGCGGCGGCTGCGTTCTACAGCACCCGCAACGCGCCCGACGTGGCCGCGGCGCCCGCAGCGACCGAAGCCGAGACGAACGCGCCCAAACCGACGGCGGGCGACTTCGCGCTGTGGCTGATCTTCTCCGCGATGGGCTCCTTCCTGCTGCTCACGGTCACGAACCACATCACGCACGACGTCGCGTCGGTGCCCTTCCTCTGGATACTGCCGCTCACGATCTATCTCGTCACCTTCATCCTGTGCTTCGAAGGCCGCAGCTGGTATCGCAGGTATCTGTTCCTCGGTCCGCTGCTCGTCGCCGTCGCCGCCATGGCGTGGGCGCTGCACGGCGACATCAGCATCAACAACATCAAGCACGCGATCGCGCTGTTCTGCGCCGGGCTCTTCGTCGCGTGCATGTTCTTCCACGGCGAGCTCGCGAACATGAAGCCCGCGCCGCGGTATCTCACGAGCTTTTACCTCATGGTCTCGCTCGGCGGCGCGCTCGGCGGCTTCTTCGTCGGCTTCGTGGCGCCGCGGCTGTTTCCGACCTATTACGAGTTCGGCCTGGGACTCGTCGTCACGCTGGTCCTCGCGCTCTACGTGGTGCGGCGCATGCCGTTTTTCGTGCCGCTGCTCGTCGTGTGCGCAGGAGGCTTCACCGTCTATCACGTGTATCACTACATGGAGTCGCTGTCGAAGAACGCGCTCGTGATGAAGCGCAACTTCTACGGCACCCTGCGCGTGCGCGATACCGGCTCGGGTGAAGACCGCGTGCGCCGTCTGATGCACGGCGTGATCATGCACGGCGAGCAATATCTCTCGGGCCGGCGCAGGACCGAGCCCACGACCTACTACGGCCCGGGCTCCGGCGTCGGCCGCGCGATCAAGGCGCTGCAAGGCCGTCCGCTGCGCGTGGCGGTGATCGGCCTCGGGACGGGCACGCTGGCGACGTACGGGCGCGCCGGGGACGTCTACCGCTTCTACGAGATCAATCCCGCGGTCATCGAGGTCGCGCAGAAGGATTTCAGCTATCTGTCCGACAGCAAGGCGAAGGTGGAGACGGTGCTCGGCGACGCGCGGCTCGCGATGGAGCGCGAAGCGCCGCAGGGTTACGACGTCATCGCGATCGACGCGTTCTCCAGCGATTCGATCCCCGTGCACCTCATGACGCGCGAAGCGATCGCGGTGTATCTGAAGCATCTCAAACCCGACGGCGTCATCGCTTTCCACGTGACGAACCGCTTCCTGCAGCTCGCACCGGTCGTGCAGGAGCTCGCCGACGAGCGCAAGCTCGCCACCGCACTGGTGATCGACGACGCCGAGGAGAGCGACTTCTCGCGCACCGACTGGGTGCTCGTCACGCGCAGCCCCGCGCTGCTCGAGAGCACGGCGATCGCGAAAGTCGCCGCGCGGATCCCGACTATCCCCGGCCTCGCCGTGTGGACCGACGACTACAACAACCTCTTCCGTATTCTCAAGTGA